A single Mytilus trossulus isolate FHL-02 chromosome 12, PNRI_Mtr1.1.1.hap1, whole genome shotgun sequence DNA region contains:
- the LOC134693326 gene encoding LITAF domain-containing protein-like — protein sequence MSTDSQILRKRGKEQEINGEQPPPYSETYHQIPPNGNQVVILQQMFYEEPVRVICQHCGADIVTSTRYKNGTATWLAAAVMCFIGLGFGCCLIPFCMKGAKDVIHSCPKCRRVVGHYSRIGE from the exons ATGTCTACAGATTCACAGATCCTTAGAAAAAGAGGGAAAGAGCAGGAAATAAACGGCGAACAGCCCCCAC ctTATTCAGAAACATATCATCAAATACCCCCAAATGGAAACCAGGTTGTTATTTTACAACAAATGTTTTATGAGGAGCCAGTCCGAGTTATCTGCCAACATTGTGGAGCTGATATAGTAACATCTACTCGGTATAAAAATGGCACAGCTACGTGGTTAGCTGCAGCGGTCATGTGTTTTATTGG cttAGGATTTGGTTGTTGCTTGATTCCATTCTGTATGAAAGGAGCTAAGGATGTCATACATTCATGTCCTAAATGTAGGAGAGTCGTTGGACATTATTCTAGAATCGGAGAATAG
- the LOC134693328 gene encoding uncharacterized protein LOC134693328 has translation MKCLLVFTLVVSTAMAAIDESRIKLIERKFEDLARQLMLTELAMGERARSDEDSGIKQIRITADGTQSYFDATHTFNSVCSIHEHSNYDRTVGMGEFTASLNGIEFRTRHNDYRLSMPHRTKKDFHLQENIPFPAVPPSVLRKPTLQEQIQEMHNYFRAFSFQNFHFRDYRPYFKPVLCYLEGTWTVNTKTLNEPFESDRHHIDAASWFDLQEKIRFTSYTGGKHYLENFSYLPTTIMNMVNGTPEYAQWNYRIACHPLKNDLPLAAMKPVDDMAARIGHRWNITRFSHSRAARFVLAPDFNGNRNKYHWQDGYGSFPDRRTSINSVLDLVMSEIPGKDNYPAKLTDTTFGKRILDPRVHNATELNTGYYHRYFRHERKGAMGTFNAHRGYSDRNLFVAQTSNPKVAEMKIKWCGKDEHTHKPFCKEEGVRYSYAIPLEIIYLNPLMSWNPYNLEYITDHRQKYIVTKNGRNGGFTSDKAYNGTTYDKYYRTPVEFYHTKQTTVDKDAADTSRGGVGVLDKHGNVKKVLSAGVRITLPEIPGVGKIRMRYPIMPITSEGNQIGKEVEAVKDVLNHLETMGGYLQERPSALSGGGNSKADAHFRTSVTNQDPPGHHFHEMYIPNEDMIDLGKGHTITVVTTTDNAHDHKIEVSYDQHTHKYIIHKCDGHDKCWDGHTADLLRIT, from the coding sequence ATGAAGTGCCTATTGGTATTTACTTTGGTTGTTTCTACCGCAATGGCGGCAATAGATGAAAGTAGAATTAAACTCATCGAGAGGAAATTTGAAGACTTGGCAAGGCAACTAATGTTGACTGAACTGGCAATGGGAGAACGAGCACGATCCGACGAAGATTCTGGAATCAAGCAGATCCGAATTACAGCTGACGGCACACAATCGTACTTTGATGCAACACACACATTCAACTCAGTTTGTTCTATCCATGAGCACTCCAACTATGACAGAACTGTTGGTATGGGTGAATTCACTGCTTCCCTGAATGGTATAGAATTTAGAACAAGACACAATGACTATAGACTAAGTATGCCCCATAGAACAAAGAAGGACTTCCATTTACAAGAAAATATTCCTTTTCCAGCGGTTCCACCGTCAGTTCTTCGTAAGCCTACATTACAGGAACAAATTCAAGAAATGCACAACTATTTTAGAGCATTCTCCTTCCAAAACTTTCACTTCAGAGACTATCGTCCATATTTCAAACCTGTATTATGTTACTTAGAAGGAACATGGACCGTAAATACAAAAACTCTGAATGAACCATTTGAAAGTGATCGTCATCATATTGATGCAGCAAGCTGGTTCGATCTACAAGAAAAGATTAGGTTCACATCGTATACAGGGGGAAAACACTACTTGGAAAACTTTTCATACCTGCCAACAACTATTATGAACATGGTAAATGGAACACCCGAGTATGCGCAATGGAATTACAGAATAGCCTGTCATCCGTTGAAAAACGACTTGCCATTAGCTGCTATGAAACCTGTTGACGATATGGCGGCTAGAATTGGCCACAGATGGAATATAACAAGATTTTCCCATTCGAGAGCAGCAAGATTTGTATTGGCTCCTGATTTCAATGGGAACAGAAATAAATATCATTGGCAAGATGGATACGGTTCATTTCCGGATAGAAGAACTTCAATCAACAGTGTTCTTGACTTGGTCATGTCAGAGATTCCAGGTAAAGACAACTATCCAGCAAAGTTGACCGATACCACATTTGGAAAAAGAATACTAGACCCAAGAGTTCATAATGCAACGGAACTTAATACTGGATATTATCACAGGTACTTTAGACACGAAAGGAAAGGAGCCATGGGGACGTTCAACGCCCACAGAGGATATTCGGACAGAAATCTGTTTGTTGCTCAGACGTCAAATCCAAAGGTGGCCGAGATGAAAATTAAATGGTGTGGTAAAGATGAACACACCCACAAACCTTTCTGTAAAGAAGAAGGAGTAAGATATTCATACGCAATTCCACTAGAAATCATATACTTGAATCCTTTAATGTCGTGGAATCCTTACAATTTGGAGTACATTACCGATCAtagacaaaaatatatagtaactaAAAATGGACGAAATGGCGGTTTCACGTCCGACAAAGCCTACAATGGTACAACATATGACAAGTACTACAGAACTCCGGTCGAGTTTTACCATACCAAACAAACAACTGTCGATAAAGATGCTGCAGATACTTCAAGAGGAGGGGTTGGTGTACTTGACAAACATGGCAACGTTAAAAAAGTCTTATCAGCTGGTGTACGTATAACATTACCTGAAATTCCTGGTGTTGGAAAAATTAGAATGAGATACCCCATCATGCCAATAACAAGTGAAGGAAATCAGATTGGAAAAGAGGTAGAAGCAGTAAAAGATGTATTGAACCACCTAGAAACAATGGGAGGTTATCTTCAAGAAAGACCAAGTGCATTGTCTGGAGGCGGTAATTCTAAAGCAGATGCACATTTCCGTACTTCCGTTACTAACCAAGATCCACCAGGTCATCACTTTCACGAAATGTACATTCCCAACGAGGACATGATCGATCTAGGAAAAGGTCATACAATCACCGTTGTGACAACAACAGATAACGCACATGACCATAAAATTGAAGTATCTTATGACCAACATACACACAAGTACATTATTCATAAATGCGATGGCCACGATAAATGTTGGGATGGCCACACTGCTGACCTACTCAGGATTACATAG